In a genomic window of Thermoanaerobaculales bacterium:
- a CDS encoding GspE/PulE family protein, whose protein sequence is MATDPTLDRTLVMLDEQDATEVHDDVAEARALAARIGLPFDPLDEFHIDPELFRAIPVEVMLRYQFLPLASDGEVLRVVMADPSNVVQLNEVELALARPLDVLVGPPTRIADILEKSESTQRVLDEATEGFQLQLVQEAEDGEEVLSIDRITADSSPIIRLVDSVLFNAIQRRASDIHIETQDREVVVKYRIDGVLYQAMKSIDKRHHSTIISRIKVMSELDIAEKRIPQDGRFKVRFSGRTIDFRVSIMPNVHGEDAVIRILDKESTNAEFRTLNLSVLGLEEDTKAQLRKFIREPYGMVLVTGPTGSGKTTTLYACLSEIQSSEDKIITIEDPVEYQLKGITQIPVNEKKGLTFARGLRSILRHDPDKIMVGEIRDEETAAIAVQSALTGHLVFTTVHANNVVDVIGRFLNMNVHLYNFVSALNCVLAQRLVRRICVHCKRPATVSDQLLDDSGLEPARYRDFVFYEGAGCIECNGTGYRGRLAIAELLNLSDNIRQLIIDHRSAAEIKRAAKAEGMRFLRESALQKVFAGETTLHDINKVTFVE, encoded by the coding sequence ATGGCGACAGATCCCACACTGGACCGGACGCTGGTCATGCTCGATGAGCAGGACGCGACCGAGGTCCACGACGACGTGGCCGAGGCCCGCGCCCTGGCTGCGCGGATCGGCCTCCCGTTCGATCCCCTCGACGAGTTCCACATCGATCCCGAGCTGTTCCGCGCGATCCCGGTCGAGGTGATGCTGCGCTACCAGTTCCTGCCGCTCGCGTCGGACGGCGAGGTCCTGCGGGTGGTGATGGCGGACCCATCGAACGTGGTCCAGCTCAACGAGGTGGAGCTGGCGCTGGCGCGTCCGCTCGACGTGCTGGTGGGGCCGCCGACGCGGATCGCGGACATCCTCGAGAAGTCGGAGTCGACGCAGCGCGTGCTCGACGAGGCGACGGAAGGCTTCCAGCTGCAGCTGGTCCAGGAGGCGGAGGACGGCGAGGAGGTGCTGTCAATCGACCGGATCACCGCCGACTCGTCGCCGATCATCCGGCTGGTCGACTCGGTGCTCTTCAACGCCATCCAGCGCAGGGCCTCGGACATCCACATCGAGACCCAGGACCGCGAGGTGGTGGTCAAGTACCGGATCGACGGCGTGCTCTACCAGGCCATGAAGTCGATCGACAAGCGCCACCACTCGACCATCATCTCCCGGATCAAGGTGATGTCCGAGCTCGACATCGCCGAGAAGCGGATCCCCCAGGACGGCCGCTTCAAGGTGCGCTTCTCCGGCCGGACGATCGACTTCCGGGTGTCGATCATGCCCAACGTGCACGGCGAGGACGCGGTCATCCGGATCCTCGACAAGGAGTCCACCAACGCCGAGTTCCGGACCCTGAACCTGAGCGTGCTCGGGCTCGAGGAGGACACCAAGGCCCAGCTCCGGAAGTTCATCCGGGAGCCCTACGGAATGGTGCTGGTCACGGGGCCGACCGGGTCGGGCAAGACGACCACCCTCTACGCCTGCCTGTCCGAGATCCAGTCCTCCGAGGACAAGATCATCACCATCGAGGACCCGGTCGAGTACCAGCTCAAGGGCATCACCCAGATCCCGGTGAACGAGAAGAAGGGGCTCACCTTCGCCCGCGGCCTGCGGTCGATCCTCCGCCATGACCCCGACAAGATCATGGTCGGAGAGATCCGTGACGAGGAGACGGCGGCGATCGCCGTGCAGTCGGCGCTGACCGGCCACCTGGTGTTCACCACGGTGCACGCCAACAACGTGGTCGATGTCATCGGCCGCTTCCTCAACATGAACGTCCACCTCTACAACTTCGTGTCCGCCCTGAACTGCGTGCTGGCGCAGCGGCTGGTGCGTCGAATCTGCGTCCACTGCAAGCGCCCGGCGACCGTTTCCGACCAGCTGCTCGACGACTCCGGGCTGGAGCCCGCCCGCTACCGCGACTTCGTCTTCTACGAGGGCGCCGGGTGCATCGAGTGCAACGGCACCGGCTACCGGGGGCGGCTCGCGATCGCCGAGCTGCTCAACCTGTCGGACAACATCCGGCAGCTGATCATCGACCACCGGTCGGCGGCCGAGATCAAGCGCGCCGCCAAGGCCGAGGGCATGCGCTTCCTGCGCGAGTCGGCGCTCCAGAAGGTCTTCGCCGGGGAAACCACGCTCCATGACATCAACAAGGTGACCTTCGTGGAATGA